In Mytilus edulis chromosome 13, xbMytEdul2.2, whole genome shotgun sequence, a single window of DNA contains:
- the LOC139502351 gene encoding placenta-specific gene 8 protein-like: MDTNDSDEKVRMTGGSFANEDTSLVVSTQPKTISRRESEARNKSAFNGPFDDAHCERNWSSGICACGKDERRSGCCYFCCWPYFKYMIATRLGETPFMALIPCAAFALRIKVRTLFGIKGSLVSDFWTTCCCEPCAVCQMTKELDSIGM; the protein is encoded by the exons ATGGATACGAACG ATTCAGACGAGAAAGTTAGAATGACTGGAGGTTCTTTTGCAAATGAAGACACATCTTTAGTAGTGTCAACACAACCAAAAACAATCTCTAGAAGGGAGAGTGAAGCCCGAAATAAATCAGCGTTCAATGGACCGTTTGATGACGCTCATTGTGAAAGAAATTGGTCGTCTGGAATATGTGCATGCGGTAAAGATGAAAGAAGAAGCG GTTGTTGTTATTTCTGTTGCTGGCCTTATTTTAAATACATGATTGCAACGAGATTAGGAGAGACGCCATTTATGGCTTTAATTCCATGTGCAGCATTTGCCTTGAGGATCAAAGTTAGAACTTTATTTGGAATAAAG GGTTCTCTTGTAAGTGATTTTTGGACCACGTGTTGTTGTGAACCATGTGCGGTGTGTCAGATGACTAAAGAACTTGATAGTATTGGGATGTAA
- the LOC139500603 gene encoding cysteine-rich venom protein TEL1-like — translation MMFKIVVAFAVISLISSASIADPLQHKDWVTDMPVATKAGGHAKGFQQYQVANAGISQAEKQPIVDIHNKYRRMIGHNATNMMKVYWDDELASTAQHHAEQCQFAHDELVIRRPSSMPGIYVGQNMCIGSKSWEECVKQFYDEKVNFAYGFGTKTLRWTDIGHFTQLASWHITKVGCGYAECVGRADKTSMVCNYAYGQYQEDIQRPYTAGAKCGECPDHCDNGLCDCGDTTCDNFGILDVKTCTCKCLPYYSGKSCELVTCAIPEHTTCSKQTMNDCRTGVNIAAVCPKACGRCH, via the exons ATGATGTTCAAGATTGTTGTTGCTTTCgcagttatctcccttatttcgTCAGCCAGTATCGCTGATCCTTTACAACACAAGGACTGGGTTACGGATATGCCAGTTGCAACAAAAGCAG GTGGACATGCCAAAGGATTTCAG caataccAAGTAGCCAATGCAGGTATCTCACAAGCTGAGAAACAACCAATCGTTGACATTCACAACAAATACAGGCGTATGATTGGACACAATGCTACCAATATGATGAAAGTG TACTGGGACGATGAACTAGCAAGTACTGCACAACATCATGCTGAACAGTGCCAGTTTGCACATGACGAGCTTGTTATTAGACGACCATCAT CTATGCCTGGTATATATGTCGGACAGAACATGTGCATTGGAAGTAAATCATGGGAAGAATGTGTGAAACAATTTTATGACGAAAAAGTTAACTTTGCATATGGTTTTGGAACAAAGACTCTTCGGTGGACTGACATTGGACATTTTACACAA TTGGCCAGTTGGCACATTACAAAAGTGGGATGTGGGTATGCTGAGTGTGTAGGACGTGCAGATAAAACATCAATGGTGTGCAATTATGCTTATGG TCAATACCAGGAAGATATCCAAAGACCTTATACGGCTGGTGCTAAGTGTGGGGAATGCCCTGATCACTGTGACAATGGACTTTGTG ATTGTGGAGACACCACATGTGATAATTTTGGAATCCTTGATGTTAAAACATGCACATGCAAATGTTTGCCATATTATAGTGGAAAATCATGTGAACTAG TTACATGTGCCATACCAGAGCACACCACTTGTTCAAAACAGACAATGAACGACTGCCGAACTGGTGTCAACATTGCTGCAGTCTGTCCAAAGGCTTGTGGTAGATGTCATTAA
- the LOC139501570 gene encoding E3 ubiquitin-protein ligase Trim36-like — protein sequence MAIAQVKTDTLDDLLTCTICLETFTTPKYLPCLHTFCKTCINTYILSTLDKEKIGTTFKCPICRQDVLMGESPGQPETWAEKLPGNHFVASMMDRQAIKRSEKMCDSCKLNNKSELALSWCPVCEEAFCKACEICHKSFKISAKHPLVLLKEFSTTNEKSNISTILSCEEHAEEIIKIYCVQHSKPLCTLCATLAHRKCDEVISIENAASGIKDSKQTAQFVENLKQKREVLKALIKNRKELLAKCKNDASEMQDKVKCIRQDLFKQISEKEDKINAEISKSKKQIELAVSNDAAKLESLESTIVNWISLTETCLKHGSDQQCLFEINKISGNKATFDKDFSQNISKIQDMTINFTDDKDFVQFRDKINSLGHISISESKLDSAYHQSEVNQSLNYPTEYVKLLRTIQLQCRFGHTSGIFFETELLFVVYNDSKVVKFNQNGSTLCTLALPKQTYDISPTDKQRAVVSTGEQFVFIIDMKKMNLLQTLTIDSVIYGIAYTDGTLIGVNDTCITWINASSGARIKTKTTSGESWFVWAGSTNDYICGNGRNEIIIAKPRNKTMVYNNKTLALPRGISKDCDENIYICGYNSKNIHQLSKDGKLIRTFDAKAIGLEEPWIIRFKNNSKMFFVTCIRTGRVALCEIS from the coding sequence ATGGCGATTGCACAGGTCAAAACAGACACTTTAGATGATTTATTGACATGTACAATATGTTTGGAGACCTTTACAACACCAAAATATTTACCATGTCTGCATACGTTCTGCAAGACATGCATAAACACTTACATTCTGTCTACCTTGGACAAGGAGAAAATTGGAACAACGTTTAAGTGTCCGATATGTCGACAGGATGTTTTGATGGGAGAGTCACCAGGTCAACCGGAGACCTGGGCCGAAAAACTACCAGGTAACCATTTCGTTGCTTCAATGATGGATAGACAAGCAATTAAAAGAAGCGAAAAAATGTGTGATTCGTGTAAGTTGAACAATAAATCCGAACTTGCATTGTCGTGGTGTCCAGTATGCGAAGAGGCGTTCTGCAAGGCGTGCGAAATATGCCATAAATCCTTTAAGATTAGTGCAAAACACCCGTTAGTATTACTGAAAGAATTTTCAACAACAAATGAGAAGTCGAACATTTCAACAATACTAAGCTGTGAAGAACATGCGGAagagataattaagatttactgTGTTCAACATAGTAAACCCTTATGTACATTATGTGCAACGTTAGCGCATAGAAAATGTGACGAAGTAATTTCGATTGAGAATGCAGCTTCAGGTATCAAGGATTCTAAGCAAACAGCACAATTTGTAGAAAATCTTAAACAAAAGAGAGAAGTATTAAAGGCCTTAATTAAGAATCGTAAAGAACTGTTAGCAAAATGTAAAAATGACGCATCCGAAATGCAGGACAAAGTTAAATGTATTAGACAAGATTTATTCAAACAGATCAGTGAAAAAGAAGACAAAATTAATGCAGaaatatcaaaatctaaaaaACAGATAGAATTAGCCGTATCAAATGATGCAGCAAAATTAGAAAGCCTCGAAAGTACAATAGTTAACTGGATATCGCTAACGGAAACATGTTTGAAACACGGTTCTGATCAGCAATGTctgtttgaaataaacaaaatttctGGCAACAAAGCAACTTTCGATAAGGACTTTTCACAAAACATTTCTAAAATTCAGGATATGACCATAAATTTCACAGATGACAAAGATTTCGTGCAATTTCGAGATAAAATTAATTCTCTTGGTCACATAAGCATTTCCGAGAGTAAATTAGATAGTGCTTATCATCAATCAGAAGTAAATCAATCTTTAAATTATCCAACAGAATATGTGAAACTATTGCGAACTATTCAACTCCAATGTCGATTTGGTCATACTAGTGGAATATTCTTCGAGACTGAATTATTGTTTGTCGTGTATAATGACTCGAAGGTGGTAAAATTTAATCAAAACGGATCCACACTTTGCACACTTGCTCTTCCTAAACAAACCTATGACATTTCACCGACGGACAAACAAAGAGCCGTGGTGTCGACAGGAGAACAGttcgtttttataatagatatgaagaaaatgaatttattaCAAACACTTACCATTGATTCTGTAATTTATGGTATAGCATACACAGACGGTACATTAATTGGCGTGAACGATACGTGTATCACGTGGATTAATGCCTCATCAGGAGCacgaataaaaacaaaaacaacaagcGGCGAAAGTTGGTTTGTTTGGGCAGGCAGCACAAACGATTATATATGCGGAAATGGGCGAAACGAAATAATCATTGCAAAACCTAGAAATAAAACAATGgtatataacaataaaacacTTGCATTGCCTAGAGGTATTTCTAAGGATTGTgatgaaaacatatatatttgtggATATAATTCAAAAAACATACACCAACTTTCAAAGGATGGCAAGCTAATTCGTACATTTGACGCTAAAGCAATTGGATTAGAAGAACCTTGGATAATTCGATtcaaaaacaacagcaaaatgtTTTTCGTAACTTGTATTAGGACGGGAAGAGTAGCACTTTGTGAAATTTCTTAA
- the LOC139500214 gene encoding uncharacterized protein, with the protein MRDKYHSLGMWAEYRFWRNRTKHVIDKSKQKYYNDMIKDSKDSKTLWKCIHSLNPSNPSKPHELITTGDHKTTDNKEIANTFNNYFTSCVEKLRHSRAPINSNFNTLTNYVQMKFLKKRHNKFIIHPVKVSELFAEITKLDVKTSSGTDNIGPKILKT; encoded by the coding sequence ATGAGAGATAAATATCACTCACTGGGAATGTGGGCTGAATATAGATTCTGGAGAAACAGAACAAAACATGTTATTGATAAATCTAAACAGAAATATTATAATGATATGATAAAAGACTCAAAAGATTCTAAAACACTATGGAAATGTATTCACAGCCTAAATCCATCTAATCCATCAAAACCACATGAACTTATTACAACTGGAGACCATAAAACAACCGATAATAAAGAAATTGCTAATACGTTCAATAATTATTTCACCTCATGTGTTGAAAAATTAAGGCATAGTAGGGCACCAATCAACTCAAATTTTAATACTCTGACAAACTATGTACAAATGAAATTCTTGAAAAAAAGGCATAATAAATTCATCATTCATCCAGTAAAAGTTTCAGAACTATTTGCTGAAATAACTAAACTAGATGTTAAGACATCTTCTGGTACTGACAATATAGGTCCTAAGATTTTAAAAACTTAG